The Pirellulimonas nuda genome includes a region encoding these proteins:
- a CDS encoding SixA phosphatase family protein: MKLYIARHAWAGSYGDPAWPDDSERPLEPGGAERYAKLVARLAERGMAPERVASSPLVRCVQTAEVLADQTQHRPEIERLDALAPGVELDSLLEWTGRSQADAAWVGHNPDVEHLVALLIGQSGAVRFAKGAIASLLFEGPVRPGAGVLQWHVTAKVLGV; this comes from the coding sequence ATGAAGCTCTACATCGCCCGACACGCCTGGGCCGGCAGCTACGGCGACCCCGCCTGGCCCGACGACTCCGAGCGCCCGCTGGAGCCGGGGGGCGCCGAGCGCTACGCCAAGCTGGTCGCCAGGCTGGCCGAGCGGGGGATGGCGCCGGAACGCGTCGCCAGCAGCCCGCTGGTGCGCTGCGTGCAGACCGCCGAGGTGCTTGCCGACCAGACCCAGCACCGGCCCGAGATCGAACGGCTCGACGCGCTGGCGCCGGGGGTAGAGCTCGACTCGTTGCTGGAGTGGACGGGCCGCTCGCAGGCCGACGCCGCTTGGGTGGGCCACAACCCCGATGTCGAGCACCTGGTGGCCCTGTTGATCGGCCAGAGCGGCGCGGTGCGGTTCGCCAAGGGGGCGATCGCCAGCCTGCTGTTCGAGGGCCCCGTGCGGCCGGGCGCCGGCGTGCTGCAGTGGCACGTTACGGCGAAGGTGCTGGGCGTTTGA
- a CDS encoding glycoside hydrolase family 18 protein: MRYLLFFALGLTSMATATPPRVAVGYLADHSDAPVEGVPWKDLTHVCHAYLQLDGLGMPIASETVPSAELAETAHGRGVKILLTVGAGQTTLGLETITKDPLATTTFARALARRIAEVGYDGVDLAWESPRNKQTREGFTAMLAALRQELDTVSKGRAEPLLLTAQVSPSPFFMKWIDGPKVAPLVDWLNVAAYDMCGPYDRTAAHHAPLFPSPKDPERSWRSVSGAMTRWHEDAGVPKDKLVMGLPMFGRIYPVEAPYQPLDAERRNQHGAYTYTRINELVSSGAPAEWDDPSKAPWLRPTGEPTQVIAYDDRNSIHLKAAWAHDEGYRGYYFWALGQDRMPDGSNWLVRAATKAWPAEQPAPEDPAPTPAVKRPAPSP; this comes from the coding sequence ATGCGATACCTCCTGTTTTTTGCCTTAGGGCTAACGTCGATGGCCACGGCCACGCCGCCACGGGTGGCGGTGGGCTACCTGGCCGACCACTCCGACGCGCCCGTTGAAGGGGTTCCGTGGAAAGACCTCACCCACGTCTGCCACGCCTACCTGCAGCTCGACGGGCTGGGGATGCCGATTGCTTCCGAAACCGTTCCAAGCGCCGAGCTGGCCGAGACCGCGCACGGCCGCGGCGTGAAGATCTTGCTGACCGTCGGCGCGGGGCAGACCACGCTCGGGCTAGAGACGATCACCAAGGACCCTTTGGCAACTACGACGTTTGCCCGAGCGCTTGCGAGGAGGATCGCAGAAGTGGGCTACGACGGGGTCGACCTGGCCTGGGAGTCGCCCCGCAACAAGCAGACGCGTGAGGGGTTCACCGCGATGCTCGCGGCGCTCCGACAAGAGCTAGACACCGTGTCCAAAGGCCGCGCCGAGCCGCTGCTGTTGACCGCGCAGGTCTCCCCCTCTCCCTTCTTCATGAAATGGATCGACGGGCCGAAAGTGGCGCCGCTGGTCGACTGGCTGAACGTTGCCGCCTACGACATGTGCGGCCCGTACGACCGCACGGCCGCGCACCACGCGCCGCTGTTCCCCTCCCCCAAGGACCCCGAGCGGTCGTGGCGGAGCGTGTCGGGCGCCATGACGCGTTGGCACGAGGACGCCGGGGTGCCGAAGGACAAACTGGTAATGGGGCTGCCGATGTTCGGCCGCATCTACCCGGTCGAGGCGCCCTACCAGCCGCTCGACGCCGAGCGCCGCAACCAGCACGGCGCGTACACCTATACCCGCATCAACGAGCTGGTGAGCTCAGGCGCGCCGGCTGAGTGGGACGACCCCAGCAAGGCGCCCTGGCTGCGTCCCACGGGAGAGCCGACGCAGGTGATCGCGTACGACGACCGCAACTCGATCCACCTCAAGGCCGCCTGGGCCCACGACGAAGGCTACCGCGGCTATTACTTCTGGGCGCTGGGCCAGGACCGCATGCCAGACGGCAGCAACTGGCTGGTGCGTGCGGCCACGAAAGCGTGGCCGGCCGAGCAGCCGGCGCCCGAAGACCCGGCGCCGACCCCCGCGGTCAAACGCCCAGCACCTTCGCCGTAA
- a CDS encoding phytoene desaturase family protein, whose translation MAKSARYDAVVIGGGHNGLVCAAYLAKAGKRVCVLERRGVLGGCATTEELWPGYKVSTAAYVISLFLPQITRDLKLKEQGLTVLPRTPSSFTPLPDGRSLLMGPDAALCQREISKFSSRDAAAYPKYEALLERVAAVLEPVLNESAPDPLPMPKSWRRIGISKKLRDAQKLWRMHRAMASLGADLPAAVELLTGAARPILERWFESDVLRATLATDAIIGAFTSVSSPGSAYVLLHHVMGEAGGARGVWGYVRGGMGALSDAIAKSGEQLGVEVRREAPVHSIHVHNGKVTGVGLEDGTQIDAPIVASSVDANLTFQKFLDPAVLPEAFAAAIANIDYSSASMKVNLALAEPPSFSCLPSTGVQPHHHGTMHIGPTIDYLERAYDEAKFGRPSEEPILEMTMATSVDDTIAPAGKHILSMFVQFAPYKLRDAHWDDIKEAFADRCVAKLAEYAPNVPGAIEHRQVLSPLDLERVYGITGGNIMQGAMNANQLFSFRPVAGWADHRSPIGGLYLCGAASHPGGGVMGACGKNAAEEILRDVW comes from the coding sequence ATGGCGAAATCGGCTAGGTACGACGCGGTGGTCATCGGCGGCGGGCACAACGGGCTGGTCTGCGCCGCCTACCTGGCCAAAGCGGGCAAGCGGGTCTGCGTGCTCGAACGCCGCGGTGTGCTGGGGGGCTGCGCCACGACCGAAGAGCTGTGGCCCGGCTACAAGGTGTCTACCGCCGCGTACGTCATCAGCCTGTTCTTGCCGCAGATCACGCGCGACCTGAAGCTCAAGGAGCAGGGCCTTACGGTGCTGCCGCGCACCCCCAGCTCGTTCACGCCGCTCCCCGACGGCCGCAGCCTGCTGATGGGCCCCGACGCCGCGCTGTGCCAACGCGAGATCAGCAAGTTCAGCAGCCGCGACGCCGCTGCCTACCCCAAGTACGAGGCGCTGCTGGAACGCGTCGCCGCGGTGCTGGAGCCGGTGCTCAACGAGTCTGCCCCCGACCCGCTGCCGATGCCCAAGAGCTGGCGGCGCATCGGCATCTCCAAGAAGCTGCGCGACGCACAGAAGCTGTGGCGGATGCACCGCGCGATGGCCTCGCTGGGCGCCGACCTGCCGGCCGCGGTCGAGCTCTTGACCGGCGCCGCGCGGCCGATCCTGGAGCGCTGGTTCGAGTCGGACGTGCTGCGGGCCACGCTGGCTACCGACGCCATCATCGGCGCGTTCACCTCGGTCAGCTCGCCCGGCAGCGCGTACGTGCTGCTGCACCACGTGATGGGCGAGGCCGGCGGCGCCCGCGGCGTGTGGGGCTACGTCCGCGGGGGCATGGGCGCGCTGTCGGACGCGATCGCCAAGTCGGGCGAGCAGCTCGGCGTCGAGGTGCGTCGCGAGGCGCCCGTCCACTCCATCCACGTCCACAACGGCAAGGTCACCGGCGTCGGGCTGGAAGACGGCACGCAGATCGACGCGCCCATTGTCGCCTCCAGCGTCGACGCGAACCTGACGTTCCAGAAGTTCTTAGACCCGGCCGTGCTGCCAGAAGCGTTCGCCGCGGCGATCGCCAACATCGACTACAGCTCGGCCTCGATGAAGGTGAACCTGGCGCTCGCCGAGCCGCCGAGCTTCTCCTGCCTGCCGTCCACCGGCGTCCAGCCCCACCACCACGGCACGATGCACATCGGACCCACGATCGACTACCTGGAACGCGCGTACGACGAAGCCAAGTTCGGCCGCCCCTCCGAGGAACCCATCCTCGAAATGACGATGGCCACCAGCGTCGACGACACCATTGCCCCCGCAGGAAAGCACATCCTTTCGATGTTCGTGCAGTTCGCCCCCTACAAGCTGAGGGACGCCCACTGGGACGACATCAAGGAGGCGTTCGCGGACCGCTGTGTCGCCAAGCTGGCCGAGTACGCGCCGAACGTGCCGGGCGCCATCGAGCACCGCCAGGTGCTCAGCCCGCTCGACCTGGAGCGCGTGTACGGCATCACCGGGGGCAACATCATGCAGGGCGCCATGAACGCCAACCAGTTGTTCTCGTTCCGCCCGGTGGCCGGCTGGGCCGACCACCGCTCCCCCATCGGCGGCCTGTACTTGTGCGGCGCCGCCAGCCACCCCGGCGGCGGCGTGATGGGCGCCTGCGGCAAGAACGCGGCGGAGGAGATCCTGAGAGACGTTTGGTAG
- a CDS encoding REP-associated tyrosine transposase has translation MAPHRKTCKRYDTPGDAHFLTFSCFRRLPLLDRDRSRRWLLQALRLGQTKQMFDLWAYVIMPEHVHVILLPRSDARIAEILSTIKQSTSKRALVWLRENAPDYLPQLSDAQPNGTHCYRFWQRGGGYDRNLRSVRDVHEKIRYIHENPVRRGLVKRSTDWHWSSAAAWSTGIDEPIAIDRDSAPSLTILDERTNGDLMNVDY, from the coding sequence ATGGCTCCGCACCGCAAGACATGCAAACGGTACGACACTCCAGGCGACGCCCACTTCTTAACATTCAGTTGCTTCCGTAGGCTTCCGCTGCTGGATCGCGACCGCTCGCGTCGGTGGCTGCTTCAGGCGCTCCGGCTCGGCCAAACGAAACAGATGTTCGACCTCTGGGCGTATGTCATCATGCCGGAGCACGTTCACGTGATCTTGCTGCCGCGCAGCGACGCCCGCATCGCTGAGATCCTGTCGACGATCAAACAATCGACTTCGAAGCGGGCACTCGTGTGGCTGCGTGAAAACGCGCCAGACTACTTGCCGCAGCTCAGCGACGCCCAACCCAACGGCACACACTGCTACCGGTTCTGGCAACGCGGTGGCGGGTACGACCGCAACCTGCGCTCGGTGCGCGACGTGCATGAGAAGATTCGCTACATCCACGAGAACCCGGTGCGACGCGGTTTAGTCAAGCGGTCGACCGACTGGCATTGGTCGAGCGCCGCGGCATGGTCGACAGGCATAGATGAGCCGATCGCGATTGATCGCGACAGCGCACCGAGCCTAACGATTCTTGACGAGCGCACCAATGGCGATTTGATGAACGTTGATTACTGA
- a CDS encoding alpha/beta hydrolase, with product MILQPSFVRRAAAVVLAVYAAASNALAAGPATVTRNLDYIAGAPYAQDRDKLDIYSPTGADGAPVVVYFHGGGLLNGDKQSAAELAARLTAEGVVLVAANYRLSPAYAHPAHIQDAAAAVAWVVANISRYGGDPQRVFVSGHSAGGYLAALLGVDPSYLTAAGVAPQQIRGYAPISPFLYVEETAKVRDSFIWGDDPADWLAASVTPSIGPGKQPMLLVYADGDDVWRRAQNELLESELTEHGNTARAVKILNRNHGSLLSKIAAPDDQIVPLLVDFIHAGD from the coding sequence ATGATTCTCCAACCGTCGTTTGTCCGTCGGGCTGCGGCCGTTGTGCTCGCGGTGTACGCGGCGGCGTCTAACGCCCTCGCCGCCGGCCCGGCGACCGTCACCCGCAACCTCGACTACATCGCCGGCGCCCCGTACGCGCAGGACCGCGACAAGCTAGACATCTACTCGCCTACCGGCGCCGACGGCGCCCCGGTGGTGGTCTACTTCCACGGCGGCGGGCTGCTCAACGGAGACAAGCAGAGCGCCGCCGAACTGGCGGCCCGCCTCACGGCCGAAGGGGTCGTGCTGGTCGCCGCCAACTACCGGCTCTCGCCCGCCTACGCCCACCCGGCCCACATCCAGGACGCCGCCGCGGCGGTCGCGTGGGTGGTGGCGAACATCTCCCGCTACGGCGGCGACCCCCAGCGGGTGTTCGTCTCGGGCCACTCGGCCGGCGGTTACCTAGCGGCGCTGCTGGGGGTCGACCCGTCGTACCTAACCGCCGCGGGCGTGGCGCCGCAGCAGATCCGGGGCTACGCGCCCATCAGCCCGTTTCTGTACGTCGAAGAAACCGCCAAGGTGCGCGACAGTTTCATCTGGGGCGATGACCCCGCCGACTGGCTGGCGGCGTCGGTCACCCCGTCCATCGGCCCCGGCAAGCAGCCCATGCTGCTCGTCTACGCCGACGGCGACGACGTGTGGCGCCGCGCGCAAAACGAGCTGCTCGAGAGCGAGCTCACCGAGCACGGCAACACGGCCCGCGCCGTCAAGATCCTCAACCGCAACCACGGCTCGCTGCTAAGCAAGATCGCCGCCCCGGACGACCAGATCGTCCCGCTGCTGGTAGACTTCATCCACGCGGGCGACTAA